DNA from Lactobacillus sp. ESL0791:
AACTCATAATTGAGTGATAAGGCACCGAATGCTTTATCATCTTTATGACCTTCGAACCTTTTAGCAACATCAGGATCTTTAATTAAGGCATTAAACATCGAACTTGCTACATGTTGAGGATTTCTATCTTTCAAATTGAAGCTAGGTTCATCATAATCTATACCATAAAATCTTGGATTATCAACTCCACGCATTCCGTTCATACCTTTATCAGTTAATTCTGATAAATAATTTTCTAAATTAGCAGAATTTTGAAAATTAACCGCCCATTGATAAGGATATAGTCCATCCATGGTCAACGTAACTCCATTCACAAAATTATTTAATTCAGAATTAGATTTATAAGACGCATGCCCTTTACTAACACGATAGTCTTGAATTTTTTGTCAAAGTGCATCATAAACTGGTGTATTTTTAGTTAAAGTCACAAATTGCGGTGCTGTTACATTCGAAATATTTGAAGAAGTATTAGTATTAACTGGTGTTGGATCAACTAGATTTATCTTTTTAGCATTTACAGCCTTGATATAGCGACTCTTGCTAAGACGATAATACTTTTTACCATAAACAGTATACGTATGACCTTTCTTTAAGAGCTTTTTACCTTTGCTTTTACCATACTTAGTAAAAACTTTGGAGTTCTTTTTAAGCTTAATCTTAAAGATTTTAGCCTTTTTAATAACTTGTACAGGTTCGTGATGCTTACCCATTACTGGTAACTTCAGCTACTCTAATACTTAATAAAGCTGCACTAGCTAAACTAATTAATACTCTCTTTTTCATCTCTTATTCCCCAAACATATTACTTTTTATAGACATCATTACGTTTATCAGCATTAATAACCAAAACTACAAACTTATCATCATGAATATCTGCAATAATTCGATATTTACCCACTCGATAGCGCCAAAGTGTTTGTAAATTACCTTCTAGTGCTTTCCCCCATAACCGAGGATTATCAGAATCAGTAATATGTCTATCAAGCCAAGTAACAATTCTTTTTTGAACTTGCTGATCAAGCTTGCGAAACTTTTTTAATCCTGCTTTATCAAATTCCCACTTGAATTTAGTCATTTGCTTTGCCAAAAACCATTTTTCTAACTTCTTCAGCTGACACCGTTCCTGTCGATTTTTTCAACATTTTAATAGCTTCTTGATAATCTTGTTGATCTTCTACCTTTTCAGTAATTGCCTTTCTCATATATGTAGAAACACTCTCTCCTTCAAAATCGGCCATTTCTTTAACTTTTTGATACACATCATCTGAAAATCTAATAGTTGTAACAGTCATAATCTATTTTTCCTCCAATCACTATATAATAATTATA
Protein-coding regions in this window:
- a CDS encoding type II toxin-antitoxin system RelE/ParE family toxin, producing the protein MTKFKWEFDKAGLKKFRKLDQQVQKRIVTWLDRHITDSDNPRLWGKALEGNLQTLWRYRVGKYRIIADIHDDKFVVLVINADKRNDVYKK
- a CDS encoding SLAP domain-containing protein: MGKHHEPVQVIKKAKIFKIKLKKNSKVFTKYGKSKGKKLLKKGHTYTVYGKKYYRLSKSRYIKAVNAKKINLVDPTPVNTNTSSNISNVTAPQFVTLTKNTPVYDAL
- the relB gene encoding type II toxin-antitoxin system RelB family antitoxin, whose protein sequence is MTVTTIRFSDDVYQKVKEMADFEGESVSTYMRKAITEKVEDQQDYQEAIKMLKKSTGTVSAEEVRKMVFGKAND